A stretch of DNA from Pongo abelii isolate AG06213 chromosome 17, NHGRI_mPonAbe1-v2.0_pri, whole genome shotgun sequence:
attgcggcactattcacaatagcaaagacttggaaccaacccaaatgtccatcaatgatagactggattaagaaaatgtggcacatacacaccatggaatactatgcagccataaaaaaggatgagttcatgtcctttgtagggacatggatgaaattggaaatcatcattctcagtaaactatcgcaaggacaaaaaaccaaacacagcatattctcactcatggtgggaattgaacaatgagaacacacggacacaggaaggggaacatcacactgtggggactgttgtggggtggggggaggtggaaggtatagtattaggagatatacctaatgctaaatgacgagttaatgggtgcagcacaccagcatggcacatgtatacatatgtaactaacctgtacattgtgcacatgtaccctaaaacttaaagtataataataataaaattaaaaaaactaccgTAGATACATTCTCTACATTCAGTTAGTTTAGTTTTACGTTTCCCAATTTCCACATTTGTAATTATAGCCTAGGAAGCTTGTTTGCTTGGAGAAAGATGTTcttatattaaaacataaaactcTTCCCCAGCATCCACTAGTTCATCCAGTAAGCAATTTCATCATTACACTCCAGAGGTCAGGATTGGATTATTAATTTATACGAGTGATTAATTTTTACTTTCCcagtaataaaaatgagaaaaaaataccaaaaattgtTACTGTGTTAGAGCTTTGGTGTTAGTTCCTTAGCAAGTATCATCTGTGCAGGCATGCATAGATCATGAACGGCTTAacacaaatacaaaagaaaaagaaaaaagccatcaCAATGAAGGTGGCCTTTGTTCTTTAGGAAGACATTCATAACTCATTCCAGGCATATTAATTATGCAACTTTTACACAAAAGTTACTTTATATTGAGAAATGTTCACAACTAGCAGTATTAACAGACATGCTGGCAGTGAATTAAAAAGATAACAATAGTATTTAGAGCCTCATTCAAATCTGCATATCTACAATAGTGTATCAATTCAGGATGGCCAAAGTTATAGATaatttggataaataaaatagggGCCCAGCAGTAAAATAATGGCTGTATCTCCAGAAGCTTTAAgattaaatgaaaagaagaaaagactaaaGGCAGATCAAGCTATCATGCTGACTACAGACATATTACAGGCTttccacagaaagagaaaatagattagtCTTGTTTTACTCTGGTCAACAAAGGGTGGAATTATAGAAACGGAGATTGCAGCTGCATATAGATAGAACTGTTAAGACTCATAGCTATTTCAACATCTTTGCTTAGGGGGCCATAGGGAGTGCCAACATCGAGTATCAGAACAAACTAGATGAATGCCAAAATCTCTTATATTCTAAGGTTATATGAGAAGGTGATTTTGATGCCAAAGAGTAAATATTTCACAAATTCCAAACCTCCTTCCAGGCATATATATTCGGGTGGCACCTGCTTTAAGAAGTCTCCCTTAATCTGCCAGAACACAGTTTGCTTGTGCTTCTAATACTTTGACCATATATTGTCTTTTGTCACCTTCTGACCATATTGTACATTTGTGTATTATTTAGCTTTGTGTTGTTATGTCTTATCTAAAACCAAGATTCTTCTTTTAGGAATACATGTTATTTTATCCTCTATGACACCTAGCACAATACAATGAAGTTAGTAGATACTCAGATAATATCTGTAGTCTGAACCTATTTCCTTATCTAAAAAGTAGGGAATAAAAACAGCCACTTTACCTGCCTCACTGAGCTgttttgaagatcaaatgaaataatgtgcctgaaagcactttgaaaagtataaaatgttaTACAAATCTAAGGCATTCTAATTTCAGAGGGAGGTTTTCTCAGTTATAAGCTCCATGTCAGCTTGAATaaaggaacattttttaaaacttaatctgAAAAGAAACTTGTCCCTTCTGGGCACAAATtataaaaccccccaaaaaatgtttctatatatttttgtttgttcctaAATAGTATAATGAGCTATGGTCTTTCAGGGAAAATGTTGCTTTGATACCATTTCACAATGTAGAAAATTGCCCTATGTACTTTCAGGAAAGAATTGCAAACAAATGAGCTATTTTCTCCTCTCGAGTAAAGGGACTTACCAAGCATGGGTGGCAGCTGTTCAAGTCCATCTGGTCAAGAATTCACTAAGATCATAATGTGAAAGTTGCTCAAGTGCGGATTTGCACGACAGCCTGCAAATGTTCCTTTGGAGACAAAATGGTTTCTCAGGTCAATAATCTGCATATTTAAAAGTCTCTAGACACCCTAAGATGGCTGCGATGGAGACGGTGAAGGTTGGCTCCCGCCCGTCTGGGCTCTGATCCTCTGTCTCCCCTCCCTCTGCGGCCTGCTCATGGCCTGGCGGAGGCCGGAACCATGGACCTCCGCACCGCCGTGTACAACGCCGCCCGTGACTGCAAGCTGCAGCTGCTCCAGAAGCTGCTCAGCGGCCGGAGCCGGGAGGAAGGCGACGAGCTGACTGGCTAGGTGGCCGGCAGGGGGACGCCGCTGCTCATCGCCGCCCGCTACGGCCACCTGGACGTGGTGGAGTACCTGGTGGACCGGTGCGGCGCCAGCGTGGAGGCCGGTGGCTCGGTGCACTTCGATGGCGAGACCATCGAGGGCGCGCCGCCGCTGTGGGCGCCGGCCACCTGGACTTGACTTGGTGCGGAGCCTGCTGCGCCGCGGGGCCTCTGTGAACCGCACCACCGCGCGCACCAACTCCACGCCCCTCCGCGCCGCCTGCTTCGAGGGCCACCTGGAGGTGGTGCGCTACCTGGTCGGCGAGCACCAGGCCAACCAGGAGGTGGCCAACCGGCACGGCCACACGTGCCTCATGATCTCATGCTACAAGGGCCATGGTGAGATCGCCCGCTACCTGCTGGAGCAGGGCGCCCAGTTGAACTGGCGCAGCGCCAAGGGCAACACGGCCCTGCACGACTGTGCCGAGTCCAGCAGCCTGGAGatcctgcagctgctgctggggtGCAAGGCCCGCATGGAACGTGATGGCTACGGCATGACCCGGTTGCTCCCGGCCAGCGTGACGGGCCACACCAACATCGTGGAGTACCTCATCCAGGAGCAGCCCGGCCAGGAGCAGGTCACAGGGGGAGAGGCTCAGCCTGGGCTGCCCCAAGAAGGCTCCTCCACAGCCAGCGGTGTGCGCAGACTCAGGGGGCTCCGTGCTGCAGCTTCTCCCCTGAGGAACCGCTGAATGAGGAATCTTACCAAAGCTGCTGTCCCACCAGCCGGGAAGCTGCCGTGGAAGCCTTGGAATTGCTGGGATCTACATCTGTGGATAAGAAACGAGATCTGCTTGGGGCCCTTAAACACTGGAGGCGGGCCATGGAGCTGCGTCACCAGCGGGGCGAGTACCTGCCCAAACCGGAGCCCCCACAGCTGGTCCTGTCCTATGACTATTCCAGGGAGGTCAACACCACCGAGGAGCTGGAGGCCCTGATCACCGACCCCGATGAGATGCATATGCAGGCCCTGTTGATCCGGGAGCGCATCCTCAGTCCCTCGCACCCCAACACTTTCTATTATATCCGTTATAGGGGCGCCGTGTACGCCGACTCGGGCAATATCGAGTGCTACATCCGCTTGTGGAAGTACGCCCTGGACATGGAACAGAGCAACCTGGAGCCTCTGAGCCCCATGACCACCAGCAGCTCCCTCTCCTTCGCTGAACTCTTCTCCTACGTGCTGCAAGACCGGGCTGCCAAAGGCAGCCTGGGCACCCAGATCGGCTTTGCAGACCTCATGGGGGTCCTCACCAAAGGGGTGCGGGAAGTGGAATGGGCCCTGCAGCTGCTCAGGGAGCCCAGAGACTCGGCCCAGTTCAACAAGATGCTGGCCATCATCCTCCACCTGCTCTACCTGCTGGAGAAAGTGGAGTGCACCCCCAGCCAGGAGCACCTGAAGCACCAGACCATCTACCGCCTGCTCAAGTGCGCACCCAGGGGCAAGAACGGCTTTACCCCTCGGCACATGGCTGTGGACAAGGACAACACAAACCTGGGCCGCTACCCCGTGGGCAGATTCCCCTCATTGCACGTGGTCAAAGTGCTGTTCGACTGCGGGGCGAACCGGGACAGCAGGGATTTTGACAACAACACCCCGCTACACATAGCAGCCCAGAACAACTGCCCGGCCATCGTGAATGCCCTGATTGAAGCAGGGGCCCACACGGACGCCACTAACGCCTTCAAGAAGACGGCCTACGAGCTGCTGGAAGAGAAGCTGCTGGCCAGGGGTACCATGCAGCCCTTCAACTACGTGACCCTGCAGTGCCTTGCGGCCCGGGCCCTGGATAAGAACAAGATCCCTTACAAGGGCTTCATCCCGGAAGATCTGGAGGCATTCATCGAACTGCACTGACCTGCCCAGAACATCTGCACCctcacctctcccctctcctgcTGAGACAGGGGAAATCGGGCTGGGGCATAGCAGATGCTAGTTCTTGCCTCCTTCAGGCACCAGTCAGGAGAAGGGTTCTGCCTCCCATCCCCTTTACCTGAAGACAGGGTCGGAGGTGTTAGCGAGCCTTTGGTGCTAGAAGTCTTCAGGGTCACGTGCTAAGAGGACAGTCTTTCTCTGGGAGCCACTGACTCAGAAATTCTGAGTTAGGAAAAGACACAAGACCTTCCCCACATCCTGTCTGCCTGCGTTAGGGAGGCCTTTGCCTTGTTACTTAGAGGCAGAGGGACTGAAGCCATTGCCTTCCTTCCCTGCTAGAAACACAGGAAGAAGTTGAAGACGGTCTGCCTTCCCTCGTCCTTTTACATGGCCAGGTAACTCCAGCTGCTGAATACAGTGTTAGGACTGGGGGCTCCTGAGATGAGAGTTTGAAAGTCAGGGAATGAGACCACCTCCCATTTCTTCCAGCATGATCACGCCCTGCTCCCATGCCACCGTAGTCCCTGTCAGACGGGCAGGGCTCTGCCCAGGGCAGCCTGCCAGCTGTGTAGCTTTTGGTTAGTTTGGTGTTCTGTTTATTTAATAAGTGGGCAGGTTACAAGCGTTGCACAGAAATTCTGAGattttactgccttttttttttttttaagaaagttgtTTGTTGGACTCCATAAGTGAATTTCAAGCAGTGAGGATTTTGTGGTGCCTGAGATGGCCGAGGCCGCAGGGAGTAAGCTGTATGCGTGAGGAATTTGGTGAGCGAGATAAATGTCCATGGTGTCGACCCCTAAAACATGGGTGAGCGTACATTTTATATATCTCCACTCTACGGCCTTTTACAGGCTTTCCAATTTTACAGGCCTTTCCAATTTTCCATTCTCATTAG
This window harbors:
- the LOC129047338 gene encoding LOW QUALITY PROTEIN: protein fem-1 homolog A-like (The sequence of the model RefSeq protein was modified relative to this genomic sequence to represent the inferred CDS: inserted 3 bases in 2 codons; substituted 1 base at 1 genomic stop codon) encodes the protein MDLRTAVYNAARDCKLQLLQKLLSGRSREEGDELTGXVAGRGTPLLIAARYGHLDVVEYLVDRCGASVEAGGSVHFDGETIEGAPPLWAPATXGLDLVRSLLRRGASVNRTTARTNSTPLRAACFEGHLEVVRYLVGEHQANQEVANRHGHTCLMISCYKGHGEIARYLLEQGAQLNWRSAKGNTALHDCAESSSLEILQLLLGCKARMERDGYGMTRLLPASVTGHTNIVEYLIQEQPGQEQVTGGEAQPGLPQEGSSTXQRCAQTQGAPCCSFSPEEPLNEESYQSCCPTSREAAVEALELLGSTSVDKKRDLLGALKHWRRAMELRHQRGEYLPKPEPPQLVLSYDYSREVNTTEELEALITDPDEMHMQALLIRERILSPSHPNTFYYIRYRGAVYADSGNIECYIRLWKYALDMEQSNLEPLSPMTTSSSLSFAELFSYVLQDRAAKGSLGTQIGFADLMGVLTKGVREVEWALQLLREPRDSAQFNKMLAIILHLLYLLEKVECTPSQEHLKHQTIYRLLKCAPRGKNGFTPRHMAVDKDNTNLGRYPVGRFPSLHVVKVLFDCGANRDSRDFDNNTPLHIAAQNNCPAIVNALIEAGAHTDATNAFKKTAYELLEEKLLARGTMQPFNYVTLQCLAARALDKNKIPYKGFIPEDLEAFIELH